The following coding sequences are from one Oncorhynchus clarkii lewisi isolate Uvic-CL-2024 chromosome 20, UVic_Ocla_1.0, whole genome shotgun sequence window:
- the LOC139376680 gene encoding zinc finger protein 665-like, translated as MQKQMSGGKGPPLPLPSLRLMVPPLRLVSAAIWQTIQQRYVMDYGMLEEFVTMVTEMVPELLNIRQRAQLILGLRARLVLELCRSKPITDLQTIQPHLDRIQTLTPLWGTQTDDEDLSESNFLGLIQTLLNDPNEMEHFFQDVFPVEFGPKYDAAIEKLMCQFLSRLEKLLPVSNFQQAASLLSDVPSVLEECVQSVSHPQQLKTLLQYHRDLSQLDNHDTLSSSDGDCILSALCLPPVERVVIATEQTESETQTLSLNVFMDTFTKELEVDSATLTEYTEMEPGTSMDVIKSEKRVECEKNNKQSIEFTDPVEHEDMEVHDGNEEENVLGIGQVQDETEGIVEEVNPRYRTVMVIGEDGVAQPYEDSSVRKPKIKTHKDSGSHGEQMKSIDVSDKIISSMLHKPSVELQRIDTTNLILPSRPVRQNRGRKMKTLLARERQQTKTELSEENAFKKCPICGKTFSRGADMKRHQKIHTGERPFQCLQCKKRFLYHFDLRRHRQNVCKVVVSEPKGETSKQLKGRSNMCDMSYKDPQSLEKPRLKCEKDSKKKRSRSPASDEDTIQKPEGGDTEPSSGVTLEATPEDSDSSSTSTPQDPSYDPSGEPSKTEKHKQSKVCCICKKRLPKSYSMKVHMRSHSDLRPHKCPHCGQTFKNIYDMRKHIVKTVCKVLRADPEEAQAQVHALTHSPLHCTECSRMFADPVKLDRHKLSHKPLKCTMCENSFNGVKPLKKHYLDAHKFSGPFLCTSCDKSYTDLAALIRHERTHTGDLPYQCSHCPRKFNLSAVLVEHERIHTGEKRCLCWECGKGFISNAKLKMHMLCVHRKPEDKHFSCSQCDKSYALQRTLQVHVARHHAGVRFPCTYCGKLFLNMSSLTRHDLIHTQERPFKCPELECGKSFKSKSEVKVHMRYHTGERPFKCKVCGKGFTQNCYLTQHMRTHTGEKPYPCSVCGRKFDDSRKRKRHMMIHTGEKPHKCLKCEKAFSRADLLKAHDRKEH; from the exons ATGCAAAAACAAATGTCTGGGGGGAAAG gtccccctcttcctctcccctctctgcgccTCATGGTCCCGCCACTGCGGCTGGTCTCAGCAGCCATCTGGCAAACGATCCAGCAGAGATACGTGATGGATTATGGGATGCTAGAGGAGTTTGTTACCATGGTCACAGAGATGGTTCCAGAGCTTCTGAACATCCGACAGAGGGCCCAACTTATTCTGGGTCTTCGAGCACgg CTGGTCCTGGAGTTGTGTCGCTCGAAGCCGATCACAGACCTCCAGACCATTCAGCCACACCTAGACAGGATACAGACCCTCACACCTCTCTGGGGGACACAG ACTGATGATGAAGATTTATCTGAATCTAACTTTCTGGGGCTGATTCAAACCCTGCTGAACGACCCAAATGAGATGGAACACTTCTTCCAG GATGTTTTTCCTGTGGAATTTGGTCCCAAGTATGATGCAGCAATCGAGAAACTCATGTGTCAGTTTCTTTCAAGACTTGAGAAGCTACTTCCAGTATCAAACTTTCAACAG GCTGCGTCCCTGCTCAGCGATGTCCCCTCTGTTCTGGAGGAATGTGTTCAGTCTGTGTCTCACCCCCAGCAGCTGAAAACCCTGCTTCAGTACCACAGAGACCTCAGCCAGCTGGACAACCATG ATACTCTGTCTTCTTCCGATGGGGACTGCATTCtttcagctctctgtctccctccagtaGAAAGGGTGGTGATTGCAACTGAACAGACAGAGTCAGAAACACAGACATTATCCTTGAATGTCTTCATGGATACATTTACCAAAGAGTTGGAGGTGGACTCTGCAACACTGACAGAGTACACAGAGATGGAACCCGGGACAAGTATGGATGTAATAAAAAGCGAGAAGAGGGTGGAATGtgagaaaaacaacaaacaatctATAGAGTTTACGGACCCTGTGGAACATGAGGACATGGAGGTTCATGACGGTAATGAAGAAGAGAATGTTCTGGGGATTGGACAAGTACAAGATGAGACGGAAGGTATTGTTGAAGAAGTGAACCCCAGGTACAGAACAGTGATGGTTATCGGGGAAGATGGGGTGGCACAGCCTTATGAAGATTCAAGCGTCAGAAAGCCCAAAATAAAGACTCATAAAGACAGTGGAAGTCATGGAGAACAAATGAAAAGCATAGACGTATCTGATAAGATCATATCCTCAATGCTTCACAAGCCTTCAGTGGAGCTACAAAGAATTGATACTACTAACCTGATATTACCATCTAGACCAGTTAGACAAAACAGGGGGCGTAAGATGAAGACATTGCTAGCACGAGAACGGCAACAAACCAAAACAGAACTTTCAGAAGAAAATGCATTCAAAAAATGCCCAATTTGTGGGAAGACTTTCAGTCGAGGTGCTGACATGAAGCGGCACCAGAAAATCCACACAGGTGAGCGCCCATTTCAGTGTCTCCAGTGTAAGAAACGCTTCCTGTACCATTTTGATCTGAGGAGACATCGGCAAAATGTGTGTAAAGTCGTTGTGTCAGAACCTAAAGGTGAAACATCCAAGCAACTCAAAGGCAGGTCAAATATGTGTGATATGAGTTACAAGGACCCACAAAGCTTGGAGAAACCGAGACTAAAATGTGAAAAAGACTCCAAGAAAAAGCGTAGCAGATCTCCAGCTAGTGATGAGGACACAATCCAGAAACCTGAGGGAGGAGACACGGAGCCGTCCAGTGGTGTTACTCTTGAGGCAACACCCGAGGACAGTGACTCATCCTCCACCAGTACTCCCCAGGACCCATCTTACGACCCATCTGGCGAACCTAGCAAGACTGAAAAACACAAACAGTCAAAAGTGTGCTGCATTTGCAAAAAACGTTTGCCAAAATCTTACAGCATGAAAGTTCACATGAGGTCCCACTCAGATCTGCGCCCTCACAAATGTCCTCATTGTGGGCAGACGTTCAAGAACATCTATGATATGAGGAAGCACATTGTAAAGACTGTGTGCAAGGTGCTGCGAGCTGATCCTGAAGAGGCCCAGGCCCAGGTACATGCACTCACCCACAGCCCCCTCCACTGCACTGAGTGCAGTAGGATGTTTGCAGACCCAGTAAAGCTAGATAGGCACAAGCTGTCGCACAAGCCTTTGAAATGCACCATGTGTGAAAACAGCTTCAATGGGGTCAAGCCCCTTAAGAAACACTATCTGGATGCCCATAAATTCAGCGGGCCATTCCTCTGCACCTCCTGTGATAAAAGCTACACTGATTTAGCAGCTCTCATCAGACACGAGAGGACTCACACCGGAGATCTCCCATACCAGTGCTCCCACTGTCCACGGAAGTTCAACTTATCAGCGGTTCTTGTCGAACACGAGAGAATACATACCGGAGAGAAACGATGCCTTTGCTGGGAGTGTGGAAAGGGATTTATCAGCAATGCAAAACTGAAAATGCACATGCTGTGTGTTCACAGAAAACCTGAAGATAAACACTTCTCCTGCTCCCAGTGTGACAAATCTTACGCATTACAAAGGACGTTACAAGTCCATGTGGCGAGACATCATGCTGGGGTGCGTTTCCCGTGCACATACTGCGGTAAGCTGTTTCTGAACATGTCCTCATTGACGAGGCATGACCTGATTCACACTCAGGAGAGGCCTTTTAAATGCCCCGAATTGGAGTGCGGCAAAAGTTTCAAATCCAAATCTGAAGTGAAGGTACACATGAGATACCATACTGGGGAGCGGCCATTCAAGTGTAAAGTCTGTGGGAAGGGTTTTACTCAAAACTGTTATCTCACTCAACACATGCGAACTCATACGGGGGAGAAGCCATATCCTTGTTCTGTCTGTGGAAGAAAATTTGATGACTCTAGGAAACGGAAAAGGCACATGATgattcacactggagagaagccccACAAATGTTTGAAATGTGAGAAAGCTTTCAGTCGGGCAGACCTGTTGAAAGCACATGACAGGAAAGAACACTGA